One window of the Xenopus tropicalis strain Nigerian chromosome 10, UCB_Xtro_10.0, whole genome shotgun sequence genome contains the following:
- the krt12.3 gene encoding keratin 12, gene 3, whose product MTSYRSSSASYYSSSSGKGGFGGSSYGGSSLAGSGFGGGFGSGAGSGFSSSGGNFAMAAAASSSLSNFGGNEKHAMQNLNDRLASYLEKVRALEASNADLEGKIRTWHEKQTGTGLGAGSKDYSKYFEIISELRGKIHGATVDNATVTLQIDNARLAADDFRLKFENELALRQSVEADIAGLRRVLDELTLARGDLEMQIESLTEELAYLKKNHEEEMMHAKSQSAGKVSVEMDAAPGVDLTNILNNMRADYEILAEKNRRDAELWFTQKSGELKKEISVGVEQVQASKSEITELKRSLQSLEIELQSQLAMKQSVEGNLNELQGFYSAQLLQIQNTISSLEEQLLQIRSDMEHQNMEYKQLLDIKTRLEMEIETYRRLLDGELGQMTTVSKASSLESSSESSSTTTTRTRTVKTIVEEVVDGKVVSSTVS is encoded by the exons ATGACTTCCTATAGGTCCAGCTCTGCTTCATACTATTCAAGCTCATCCGGCAAAGGTGGCTTTGGAGGCAGCAGCTATGGAGGCAGCAGCTTGGCAGGCAGCGGCTTTGGAGGAGGCTTTGGCAGCGGTGCAGGCTCTGGCTTCTCATCCTCTGGGGGTAACTTTGCCATGGCGGCGGCAGCCAGCTCCAGCTTAAGCAACTTCGGTGGAAATGAAAAGCACGCCATGCAGAACCTCAATGACCGCCTTGCTTCCTACCTGGAGAAGGTCAGAGCCCTGGAAGCCTCCAATGCCGACCTGGAAGGGAAGATCCGCACTTGGCACGAGAAGCAAACAGGCACCGGCCTTGGAGCTGGGTCTAAAGACTACAGCAAATATTTTGAGATCATCAGTGAGCTGAGGGGCAAG ATCCACGGTGCAACTGTTGATAACGCTACAGTGACCCTGCAAATCGACAACGCCAGACTGGCTGCTGACGACTTCAGACTTAA gtTTGAGAATGAGCTGGCTCTTCGCCAGAGCGTGGAGGCTGATATCGCTGGCCTGCGTAGAGTCCTGGATGAGCTGACCCTGGCTAGAGGTGACCTGGAGATGCAGATTGAGAGCTTGACTGAAGAGCTGGCCTACCTGAAGAAGAACCATGAGGAG GAGATGATGCATGCCAAGAGCCAGAGCGCCGGAAAAGTGAGTGTTGAGATGGACGCGGCTCCAGGCGTGGATCTGAccaacattctgaataacatgaGAGCTGACTATGAAATACTGGCTGAGAAGAACCGCAGGGATGCAGAGTTGTGGTTCACCCAGAAG AGCGGTGAGCTGAAGAAAGAGATTTCAGTTGGGGTTGAACAAGTTCAGGCCAGCAAGAGCGAAATCACTGAGCTGAAACGGTCACTTCAGAGCTTGGAAATTGAGCTGCAATCCCAGCTGGCAATG AAACAATCAGTTGAAGGCAACCTCAATGAATTACAAGGCTTCTATTCAGCGCAACTTCTGCAGATTCAGAACACTATCAGCAGCCTAGAGGAACAGCTTCTGCAGATCAGGTCCGACATGGAACATCAGAACATGGAGTACAAGCAGCTCCTTGACATTAAGACCAGGCTGGAGATGGAGATTGAAACATACAGGCGCCTGCTGGATGGGGAACTGGG ACAGATGACCACAGTGTCAAAGGCAAGTTCCCTGGAGTCCAGCTCAG AATCATCATCAACAACAACAACCAGAACCAGAACAGTAAAAACCATTGTCGAAGAGGTGGTAGATGGGAAGGTCGTTTCTTCAACAGTGTCATAA